In the Balearica regulorum gibbericeps isolate bBalReg1 chromosome 3, bBalReg1.pri, whole genome shotgun sequence genome, AAAACTGTACAGCTTtgactattttaaaaaccttcAACAGTATGCTCTATGACAAGGACTGTTATAGAAAAACGAACCAAATAATGTTATTCCACTGAGTAAGTGGAACTCatgcacgcacgcacacacaaaacGATCATGTAAATAGCAAAGTTAAGGGATTTATAAATAGCAAAATTTTTGAATAAAGTATATACATTTTTAGGCTTTTtctataaacatatatatatagtgcTCCTAGGAGAGACAAGTAACTGTGTTCTACATCACAATTTAGAACATAAGATTAGTTGATGTTACTCTAAAGgcctttgaggtttttttcttatgtatgtACTTTCAAAGATGTCCTTTCACATTAGTTTCTCTCTCAATGTACAAAATCTGATCTCTTCACATTACGGTTCAACAGCCTGCAGAGCAGTGAACAGGAAAGCCAGCATTGCATGCTGAAATAATAAACGCAATTACAATGTAGAGACTCTCCAATTACATGTGGAGAGTGCTGCACTTCACCAACAGATCTACAAGGAACCAGCCACGAAACCATCCTCAACGTTCCCATCTGCAGCCATGCCATGGGCCTTTAGATGTATACcaattaaaagctattttaagaTACACCGTTCTTAGAAAAAGGagtaacattttgtttcaaCGGTAAGACACTTATAGGTTAATACGACTGCCATAACATAACACAGATAGGGCCAGACACCATATGATTCTGAGCACCTCCTGGAAAGTACTGTGCACTCAACTTTCCCTtctttaaagattattttaatgtgaaattaaTATGTTCAGTACCCATCAAAAGCACTCAGCACTTCATAAGGTCAAGCTAACAATGACCTACTCAAACCACTCCACATTAGCAGTAACCATATCCATTCAAGAATGAACGCTAAATTGATGATGCTGagcaaaaaaaataccaaagggCCCACGTAAttgtgaggttttttaaaactaattttgcttttaaaacccTGTAATACTCTGTTTAAACACTTTTGGAACAAGTTTCAAGTGGAACAATTGGCAGTGAATTCATTAAAACAGTAATGCCAAAAATCTCACTCATAAAATTATCATGGGCTGAAGGATCATGACTAGCGAGTACACCACTGTCCCATTTGCGTTTTGACGGTCTTCGCTCAAATAAAAGCTCTGGGTTTTACcattctgagagaaaaaaaaaaaagctttcttttaaaagttacagTTCAAAAATCCTAAGTACAAAACTCACGGATGCAATGGTAAAATCCAAGCCCCCATCTTTCTAGAAATAAAGCTTGTTTCACATCAAACTGAACATCAGTTGTCCCTTTAAAACATCAAAGGGTCAAAATGAAGCTGGGCATGTTTTATTCTACTTCCTTGGGGATATCAATGAGATTAAAAGTTGAATGTATTGAGGTTATCCTTTTTAGAAATCCCATGCTTTGGtgcttattattattaaaaaaaaaaaattcacaagcCATGTGTTAGATAACTACTGTGTGTCACGCAAAAGACAGTTTTCCACATTTAGAATTGCTCACAATGAAGCCCTGAGGTAACCGCCTTTTTTCCAGGCAACAGTAATACAGTTCCCTTTGACATTTAATCACCTTTTACAACCTACACTAGTATATGCAACTTGGAGCAGTCAATATTGATTATCAAATGTTCCCAAAGATGGGATCTGTCCagttgatttgtttgtttgtttttaggaTAAAGACTCAGCAGAACGGGCTAATTTGGGTGTAGTGTCTTCTAATGGAGCTTCAACTGAATTCCCCAGGTCTCCATTTTCATGTCCATCAATACTTGGTTTCTTATCAAACACtgcaagttaaaaagaaattttatttaaggaaGAGCAGTAATCTTGGGAACACAGATCTGCGAGCCTtatttcagaaactggaaagtGTGCTGAAACAACTACTAAAATAAGAGCTAATAGGCTTTTAGCAGAACATAGTATGATAGGAAAACAGGAACTGTTTCTATACCTCTCCGATCTATAAACTGTATTTGAAGAAGCCAACAACATAAAGTGTTAAGGGGAATTAACTACTTCTAGACCAGAGTCAGGAAAACATAAGAATAAATTTGAATTTCAACCTTTGGGAAAAGGCgatcacaaaaaaccccaaaaattaattcagttaatTCAGCTGTATCTAAGTAAACCAGGCCAATAAGTGAGGGACCAACCAAAAGAGCTGACAGCCTACTAGTAGGTTAATTGAATTAACAGTAGATTAATTTTACAATGAATATAAAAACAGTATCTTCCAGAAATTGGTTTGCATATTGAGACTTCCGAATTAAACTCCATTTTAGAAAGTTTACCTTGTGAGGGTTTGACATCCACATTTGCACTTTTCCTATTAGAACTTGAATTTGCACCTTCTTCCAATTCATCAAGATATAAACGGTAACGGTGTCCACTCTCATCCTCATATTCTACATTTTCATCATCTGAATCAACTTCTGGAGCAACATACACTACTTCAAATTCGATCTCGCCTCTctaaaatgcaacagaaatgacaaatttaCTACTGCACAGCTATGTAATAGGATTACCAAGATGAGCTAGGATACTaaaccaaatacattttactgTTGTAAACACATTGACAGTTGTGTTGAATATCTTGGACGTGTATCTGAATTTTTTACTGACTGAACAAGTACAGCTCTATAGCTAAGATTTACCAAAGTAAATTTTACCTGAATTTCTCAGTTATGTGCCAATACATTTCAAACAATGACAACTGGTAACTTTCTGctttgccagaaccaggacagtgggAAGCAAAGCAGGAAGAAGATTCTAGACCACAAAGCATATGAGAAACATTGTTTGGCTGGAGCTGTCCAGtcacaaaagaataaaacatatgtcactaaataattatttctgggggaaaaatatAACAAGCTGATTTCCATCAGCCTTACTGAAGAATCATTAGCCAATACCTGAGTTTAACTGACCcagcatttttctccttaaattgCAAGACATAAGAGGATTATGTGTAAGGTGATGCAGCTTCAGGAATCACTGTAACTTAGCGTAACACagtgcttaaaagaaaacattaaaattcaaGGTAATTCAATAGGCCCAACACAGGAAGCACCTAAATGTGCCTATGGATAACAAGTCTCAACTGACCTGTTGGGAAAGAATAGTTACAGCTTCTTTATGTTTTGCATCTCTTAGATTAACTCCATTTACTGCCAGAATAGCATCACCAACATGCAGTCCTCCACAGCGATCAGCAGGTTGTCCAGGATGGATTTCAGAGATCAGTATTGGAACACCATGCTCCTTCCCACcctataataaaaaataaaataaaattttaattaactaAGATGGCCATTAGCATAAAATCAACATTCTGGTATTTGCTCTTGAAGTGCTTCTTTCaacttttatttagaaaattagaaagcaTGCTTCAGACAAAAAGGATGCTTAAGAAGAACACATGAGATGCTTCCCTTAATTCTTCTCCCCacaaaagaatggaaaaatttcaaatacataCTCAAAGAGTCAAAGGAGACAATTCTGACTAATAATAGAAGCATAAAATCATATACAAGCTGATGAGACAACACCaaaacctcattaaaaaaaagcgTATCAGGCACCCTACTGACTTGCAAGAAACAGTATTCATATTTAGAAGAAGAGTATAATAGtcataattttcaaaacttgttGCAACAAGTTAATACAGCTTTTGTTAGGTGTGATATGCCAATACcgatacttttaaaaaaagttacaacACAACAGCTAAGCTTTGGAAGTTAGTTCTCAGATTGTTTCTGCTCTTCTACAGACTTACCACACCTGAAATTCATCGCTGGCTAATCTGCTGAAGTGTCTATACCCTAAACATAACTTGAAATCCCACGTTTTACATAAAGTAGCAGTTATCTATTTCCTAATCTATCAAAATCAGCCTTCAAGTTCTACAACGACAGCTATGGATTTGCGTatgcttttgtttgcattttctaaCAATGCTTTCACTCGTCCACATATTTTACAGAagtacaaatacaaatttaaattgCCTCTTTTGTGTCATGGAAAATAAACGGAAATATTTACTGTGATTGAAATTCCTAGTCCTTCATGGTCTTCTTTAACTAGCAAAACTTTTCTGATTGGACCAACACCTTGACTCTTCTTTAAGGCATCAGGATCCTAGTTtgacaaaaaaacaaacataaatataaatgtgtgAACCAAGAAGTGATGCATTTATGCATTTtgggtttgcttgtttgtttttttttaatggtataCAGGCAGTATACCAGCAACAGAGCTTTAGACTAGCTCCAGGCAGGACAAACTTACAGTGCCCTTTACAGAGTatgaaatcagaaaacattCCTCACTATGCACTCCTGATGagaataattatttcagtgCTGAGTGATGCACAACACAGAACCGAACTTCAAAAGAAGGAAATCAgacacatattaaaaatataaggGACTACATAAAGGAATGCTGATCACTGCTGAAAAGTTGTATGACATAAACTGCaatttaaaactaaacaaatgATGTAATATGGTCCCAAGGAAGAGCTTGCTTgctcaagtttatttttattataatataaaCAAACCACACCAAAAGCCATTCAACTCAAAACTAAAAGAGAGACTAAATAAATcaaggtatttattttgcttttgttaagcTGCTGTTGCCATTACGCGTACCCTTAAAatcacacatacacatatttgTCCACCAATGTTTTATATGCAATTAGCAACATAAGCAGCAAGATCCATCTGATCAAGATATTTAGAACAGATCACAGTAAGcactttcctgaaaatatttgggtttatgCACTGAACACTGGGGTGATTAATCAGTCATGTGACAAGTTAGGTGAGTTGCACCAAGGCTACCTACAGTGAAATgccttttaaagattttattttactaaaattattttcattaattattttaatgatttaataatttttttcccctttttgagagaaaaaatcaattattttacaAAGTGTCAATTTATCtggcctttaaaaaataataaaaaaagaatttcagtttaATCCTATAAATGttattcttcttgttttttgtaaatatattaaCTCCACATTTTGAAACCTAGCTAACAAAATTATGCTGTTAaattcatatttatacacacacatagcAGAGGCTCAATTTTCAAAAGGACTGAGTGTTCCTACATAAGTCAAAGGAATTGTATCATCTTTCATGGCCATTTATGGGGACATGCTATTCAGCACGGAACTGTCCTTCAGCATACAAAAGAATTCTGTTTAGAAGTGACACTTGAATACTGAAGTGAAAACAATCACAGAAACGAAGGAGTAACTCGTATCTATTTTCCACAAATGCTGGAAATTATGGAGGAATGACTCATCTTTTAAACTTACATGTCCTGGTGGTGCTTGCATTGGTCGCTTCAGATCATTCCGACCTCGACAAGCTCTAATAACGGTTTTGTGACGGTGAAGATGTATTTCTGCTTCAAGCTGATTCCAGAGCTTGTCATGAGCAGGTCCCTTCATATCTCGGCCCAGTAACTGAATCTGCTGGACTCTATGTAATGACAGAGAGTAAAACAACATGCTATATTACAACTGAAAATTAATGCATTAAACAACTCATACACTTCATCTGGCTCCAGCACACAGTCACGCAGCAACTGGCACAAGTGCAGTAActgtggggattttttgtttcttcctcttgttcAATTAACTGCAAATGTGAGACTTTTCCTACCTAGTCTTAGCTTGAGACCCGCCGCTGGGggtgcaaaggaagaaaacaacaacaaaaaccatcTCATGCTAAGGGACACCAATTGACTTTACATACCTTCCAGCTAGTTCCTTATCTAAATACTTGGCTGCCAATCTTGCTCCATAAACTTCAGCCTGAAGCACAGCTATGTGTCGACGAAgagcttcattttccttcctcagcaACTTCACCTCAGCTTCCAGCTGAgcttctttcactttttctttcttgttagCTTCAAGTTCTCTCTCCttacccaaaaaaaaccccaaacccaaacaaaaaaaaaaaccacagttgTAAACTTTTATAAAAGTTAATAATGAAAGAGCAGTTACTGTTTCTGCAAACACAATGTGAAATAACTCTCCTGTGTATTGGACatgcatgcaggaaaaaaaatgacagcgGGGACTCTGGCACTGCAGGTAGTGGTTTGCATATTCCCCTTAGGGAAGAGGAGGCCTTGCATTCAACTTTGTGCTCCTGACATGATTTTTATCCAGTTTACAACTTCTTATTCAGCACAAAATCCATATACTGGTTCAAAGTCCAAGGACTGAAACTAGCAACAGTGTTTCTCCATGTCACACATAGCTGGCAAAATTTAAGTAGCCTGAATATCATCCTTTTTCCTGTGTTCAAACAGAAGATTCACAagagagattattttaaaagtgaaaataactaaaaatttcaattttataaTATTCTTTAActatttaatacaatttttaatatGATCAGATGTCAAGGAAATCTTCTTTAAGTCTGTGTATCTTTCAAATGACAACTATTTACATGCAAACAACCAAGAAATGTCCAGCCAAGGACATTTTCAAATCAGACTCTGAAGACCACAAAAATAAAGCCAGAGTTCGTACACACCCTGACAAAACTTAAGAGAAGTTAGTGTAAAAtagctttgttaaaaaaaatcccacaaaacaaaaaagccaacacCCTCCCACCACCACAACCACTCTAAGAAGTGCACCCTCCTACCCCCATGAAAAAGGAATTATGGAAATACAAATTACCTTCATAGCGGTCCATCTCAAATGTACAGAAAATGCATAGTCATTATCTTTTCTAATGCCCAGAGTACTCGCAACAAAGGAATTACTATGGTCAACTCAGATTAAAGTAGATTTTGTAGAATAACAAGAGGAGCACATTTGATTACTTGtatatttatatcttttttatatcctttttacaaagtggggaaaaaacccaccgCAAACCAGGAAAATCGTAGAGACACAGGATCTATTACtgttcccttttaaaaatgtctgtcaaCTGAAATGGCAATAAAAACTAAGTTCACCATAACACATTTTTGAAGGCAGAGTAACTTAAAAGTATTGTTTGTACGGGTAtcaatttcattattaaatgaataaaatcagGAGGTGCTACTAAAGAAGCGATAGGacagaaacaatattttacagAACTGGCAAGACAAATCTGTTATCAAACTGTGAATGTGCTTATTGACATTGCTATTCCAAGCCTGGATATAAAACCATGAATATGGCTGGTATTACCACATTTGAGATATTAAGCAAGGTTGGTCCTTCCAAAGCGAGGTATTTTCACAATAGGTATATGTAGGCATTTATAGCTATTTGCCAGAAAGACAACTATGAATTTGATGGACTCTACTATCTCCCTCATGAAGTATTTCCATCAGGTTAAATGAATGGAATACATtaaatgtatatacatattGGCCAAGAACTGCCTAGCATACTGCTCAGAAAGATTGCTTGAAATCACTGGCATTTCACTTCCCGTAATTCCCTTATGGACCCAGTTTCAGATCAGGTTTGACTCCACAGGCACATTAGAAAACTTGCCACACAAAGCCTCTTGTGGTCTCTGGCCTTTCAGCTGGGGAATATCTTGTGAGGTGACCCTTCAACAAATCTCTTTCTGAACTTCAGGATCGCTCCTATGCCAAGAATTTTGACTAATCTACATTTGAAGAATAGAAGTTTCTAAAATTATACCAATTCTCTCTATTATTATGATGGTCTTGGGCTATTTTAATTCACATCTACTGCCAGTAGCCAAAAGGCAATTACAAGAATTCAAGAGTGCCAACATGCTGCATTGCCTCTGCCATGCACTTTAGCTGTAAGAACGGTCACAGTTCAGACATAACACTTGTTTTATGACATGTACGGAGAGTTCGTATACAGGTACGGTGTTCCTGTAACACTTATGTTAGCTACGTATGTATCACCCATATTGCTCCAGTATAAGCCCCTTGTTTGTGTATGCACTCACTTTTAGAACCCCTTTTATTTGACAaatataaaaagacaaagacTAGAATTTGACACACATATGAAGGTACATTATTCACACCCAAacctccctcttcttcctcactggATATTTTTATGCATTATATACCGAATAAAAGTCATAAACTAAAAATTCATAGTATCTTCATGAAAAATTTGTTAGAATATACTACTCCTGTTttctattcagaaaaaaactttagAGATGTAGGAGTTCCTTAATGTATCTGAAATACACCTTGGGAGAAGAATTCCAAGCTCCCCCAGAAAAGTGAATTGCTAAAGAGATCCAAGATATTTTCTTATCCTAGCAAATTCCACGTAGCACACTTTACTGTATTTATAGGGGAGTTGTAGGGGATTCccatctgaagggtacagagggcccgatatgcagggcagaccctcctctcagagaagtctgctgggGCCCATGtcaaggacatcactaggaaactccccagcctggtacagccctctgactattacccactgctgctcctacACGTGGGTGGGGACGAAGCAGAGACACGCACCacgaaagcgatcaaaagggacttcaggctcttagggcagtcactgaaggattcaggagcgcaggtaatattcgcctccctccttccagctaagggcagcaatggtgggtggaacaggcggatgcagtccataaatgcatggctccgtggctggtgtcaacgccacaactttgggttctttgacaatggggcagCCTACACGGCACCAcgcctgatgaaccctgatgggattcatctctcttAAAGGGGGAAGAagatctttgcccaggaactagcggggctcattgacagagctttaaactaggctcaaagCTGGAGGGcgataacatcaggcttgccagcgacatggTGTGGGacgatgtgcccaggttggagggacagggCGCTGGCaagggccctcggcctactgctcagagacgtgctggatgcactacagcatgctcatagcctagaggagatgagccgGGGGCtctggatgcaacaggaaccaacggggtaacactgggaagatacatcaaaagaatcccagccaccccagccaataagtcagccccatcgggggcacaactgaaatgcctctacgaCAACGCACAGAGCACGGGGAACAAACAAGGGGAGCTGGACACGTGTGTGCGCCTGGAAGGCTATGACgttattggcattacagagacatggtgggatagctcctatgactggagtgttggcATGGtagggtacaggct is a window encoding:
- the GOPC gene encoding Golgi-associated PDZ and coiled-coil motif-containing protein, whose translation is MSAAGGGSCGPGAAACGGGAAGSASAAGGGVSMFRWLEVLEKEFDKAFVDVDLLLGEIDPDQADITYEGRQKMTSLSSCFAQLCHKAQTVSQINHKLEAQLVDLKSELTETQAEKAVLEKEVHDQLLQLHAVQLQLHAKTGQSVDSGAIKAKLERELEANKKEKVKEAQLEAEVKLLRKENEALRRHIAVLQAEVYGARLAAKYLDKELAGRVQQIQLLGRDMKGPAHDKLWNQLEAEIHLHRHKTVIRACRGRNDLKRPMQAPPGHDPDALKKSQGVGPIRKVLLVKEDHEGLGISITGGKEHGVPILISEIHPGQPADRCGGLHVGDAILAVNGVNLRDAKHKEAVTILSQQRGEIEFEVVYVAPEVDSDDENVEYEDESGHRYRLYLDELEEGANSSSNRKSANVDVKPSQVFDKKPSIDGHENGDLGNSVEAPLEDTTPKLARSAESLS